The proteins below are encoded in one region of Flavobacterium sp. IMCC34852:
- a CDS encoding geranylgeranylglycerol-phosphate geranylgeranyltransferase: MLSRKSKHTLLKIISMFSVVRGYNIPVIALAQYLSAIFILAPEKRALDVLLDFNLFVIVIVSGLTIASGYIINNFYDSKKDLINRPNKSQLDRLVSQKTKLQVYFTVNFIVFLLAFLVSLRAVLFFSVYIFLIWFYSHKLKKIVVIGNLTASFLAVLPFFAILLYYKNLYPQIFAHATFLYLLILIREMIKDLENLKGDIANDYQTVPVLFGEAFSKKIITLLTISTVIPIYFLIEIFEVGYMDIYFYLSMIVLIFFLQKLWKSNSKPDYLKLHNILKFLVVSGVFCIVLINPSVLIHGKKIVETIVR, translated from the coding sequence ATGTTAAGCCGAAAATCCAAACACACCTTACTTAAAATCATCAGTATGTTTTCGGTGGTTCGCGGGTATAATATTCCCGTAATTGCCTTAGCCCAATATTTATCGGCCATATTCATTTTGGCTCCCGAAAAAAGAGCCCTCGATGTCCTACTCGATTTTAACTTGTTTGTCATTGTCATCGTTTCCGGATTAACCATCGCTTCGGGTTATATCATCAATAATTTTTACGACAGTAAAAAAGACTTAATCAATCGCCCCAACAAATCTCAATTGGATCGACTGGTCAGCCAAAAAACCAAACTACAAGTTTATTTTACTGTCAATTTCATTGTCTTTTTGTTGGCTTTCTTGGTGTCGCTTCGTGCCGTTTTATTTTTTTCCGTTTACATTTTCCTCATTTGGTTCTATTCTCATAAACTCAAAAAAATAGTAGTCATCGGAAACCTAACCGCCTCATTCTTGGCCGTCTTACCATTCTTTGCCATTCTGCTGTACTATAAAAATCTTTACCCGCAAATCTTTGCCCACGCTACCTTTTTATACCTGCTCATTCTCATCCGAGAAATGATTAAGGATTTAGAAAACCTAAAAGGCGATATTGCCAACGATTACCAGACTGTTCCGGTGCTTTTTGGCGAAGCTTTTTCTAAAAAAATCATTACACTATTAACGATTTCTACCGTTATACCGATTTATTTTTTAATCGAAATCTTTGAAGTCGGCTACATGGACATCTATTTCTATCTCAGTATGATTGTCCTCATTTTCTTCCTGCAAAAACTCTGGAAATCCAATTCCAAACCCGATTACCTGAAACTGCACAACATCCTTAAATTTCTGGTAGTTTCAGGCGTATTTTGCATTGTACTCATCAATCCGTCAGTCTTAATTCACGGCAAGAAAATAGTAGAAACGATTGTTCGTTAG